A stretch of DNA from Bactrocera neohumeralis isolate Rockhampton chromosome 6, APGP_CSIRO_Bneo_wtdbg2-racon-allhic-juicebox.fasta_v2, whole genome shotgun sequence:
CGAAATAATCCACACGAGTGTGCAAAAAATAAACCGCGGCAACATGGAAAACAGTTTAATCGCCAGAATGCTAACGACTTTGCATACACGGCAATGATGGAGCCATATTTGCGACAAATCAAGGACAAATATGATTCCCAAGTGCTGCAGTCCTTACGTTGCACTGACTCTGAGGGTTGCGAAAATCTGCAATTTATAGAGCATTTAATTTTCTACATTTGCGATACCAAGCCACCTGGCGCTATTTTGGTCTTCCTGCCGGGCTATGATAAAATCTCTAAACTCAATTCGATTCTGCTGAACCCCACCTTGCCGATAGGGCAGCGTTACTCCCGCAAGATACAAGTGTATCCTCTGCACTCAATGATGCCAACAATGTTTCAGAAGAACATATTTCAGCCGTCCCCTCCTGGAATACGAAAAATCATACTCTCCACCACAGTGGCGGAGACTTCGGTCACCATTGACGATGTGGTCTACGTGATCAACAGCGGACGCATGAAGACGAATAATTATAATGTCGAGGCTAATTTGCAGACACTGGAAGAGACTTGGGTAACAAAAGCCAATTCACAGCAACGCAGAGGTCGAGCTGGGCGTGTCCAACCCGGCATTTGTTATAATCTCTTTAGTCGCGCACGTGAAAAAACAATGATCGACCATCTCGTGCCCGAGATAAAGCGGAGCAAATTAGAATCCACcatattgaatttgaaaatgttgcacaTAAAAGATGTGGACCATTTTTTGAATACCCTTATGTCGCCGCCTGATAATCAAGCCATTACGAATGGTATAAATTTGTTGAAACGCATCAATGCTTTGGATGCGGAAGGTACATTAACACCTCTTGGCATGCATTTGGCACGTTTACCAGTGGATCCACAAATCGGTAAGATGCTTGTTATGGCGGCGCTATTTCGCTGTATGGATCCCATAACCACAGTGGCGGCAGGACTCTCATTCAAATCGCCATTTTATACGCCGCTTGGCAAAGAGAAGGACGTTGATCGAGTTAAACGTGATCTCTCGGCCAACAAGAGAAGCGACCATCTGTTAATCGACAATGTGATGCTCAACTATCGCGAATCATTGCAAGATGGTTCAGAACGGGATTTTTGTTATAAGAATTACTTAAATATCGCCACACTCGCTCAGCTGGAGGACATGAAGCGCCAATTTGCCAGTTTACTTCGTGCAGCGAGCTTCACCGAATCCGGCAGTTGCAATGCGAAAACCTCCAATGAGAATTCCAACAATATTCCATTGTTGCGCGCAATCATCGCAGCCGGGCTCTATCCAAATATGGCGTATTTAAGTAAAGTGCGTCGCACCAAGAATCATGTGAATGCTATACATCACCTCTCCACACCGGAGGAGCGTCGCATCAGTTTTCACCCATCCTCTGTGAACAGTAATGAGGCTTCCTTTGATTCGCactattttgtttactttcaaAAGCAAAAGTCTTCAAGCGTTTTCATTATGGACGCCACCATGGTCTTTCCCATGGCCTTGATCATATTCGGCGATGGCGTCGAAACAGGTTACACCGAGCATAAAGTGTTCTACATATCGGTAGCACGCACCTACTATTTCAAATGTGATCCCGGCACAGCGAAAATGATGATGGAGTTGCGTAAGCGCTTGGAATGGCTTATGCAAAAGCGTGCTCTAAACCCTTCACCAATCCAGCCAAACACTAGTGAAGACTACATAATTAAAGCCATTCAAATCCTTTTATCACTTGACGATGTGTACGACTACACTGATCAATATCTCTCATCCGATGAAGAACAAACCTAACCACAATTGTAAGAATATTTAGACGACCTTAATTTCAGAAATGTTACAGAGGCATTAAACGTTTATATCGTACTATATAAGTATgagaaattaataaagaaaagtttgagtagcaaataaaaaacattctATTTTGTATTCAATTGCTTAACAGTTAAAGTTGTACATTAATCATACAGAgttgttgcataatttttttagggCAAAAACTGCAATTCAGTGAGCATTGgcccaaaaaaataataataattggaaaatattggacaccctaatgtacaatttaattaaattccacGGGTAAAtgattcttcaaaaaaatgtatatttctaagttggtaggactgttcttaattactatgccaaatatgagcgcgatctgtctaCTAGTTTGTTTATAGcaactgcttaagtcggtacacctctgtagagcgttgcgatttttacaatcgttgcgaatgttggaaaaggtttgCTGTGATTAAGTTTTATCAAATATACAAACCTACGAGTGGTATAAAGCCTTCAATGACGtctcgttctgaacgaccttcgacctcttccgatgaaaattttataaaagtggaGGATATAGTTCTTGAAAACCGTCAaaaaagtgttagagagatagcaagagagctcgacatctctcgcgagtccgttagaatgattttggtggatattttgggtaggAAACGCGTTCTTGTTCTTGCCGTAAATAGGTCtctggacatgcttgatcgtgcgtattccgatctcacattcatggagagcgtTATGATTGCCGAGACCGGATCGAATTAGAGGAAAAAAAACGAGGCGAAACCATAAAACACACGTTAAATgcactcaaaaatcaaggtgactcttattgtttttttcgatattcgtgatttggtgcatcatgaatttgttctggaGGGGCAGACGCTCAATAAGATGTTATATTCATGTTTGCATGAGAACATCcttcgaaaacggccggaattgtagaagaacaattaatggatttttcaCGATGATAATGCCCCATCTCATCGAGTTACGATTGTGACTGAATCTAAAGACAAAAACACAATGAATGTCTTCGCTTAAACAcggatttggctccgtgtgattttttcttgttccccaaaccgAAATTGCCGCTCCATGGAACCctgtcgatcgaagagataaaacaaaattcgccgaAGGAGCTGAAGACCATCGCAAAAAGTTCTTATGAAAATGTTTCGAGGAAtggaaaaatcttttttataagtgtattacatctggtggcgattactttgaaggcaacaaaataaatattgaaaaataattaaatatttttcgttttatttacaatttccgggtgcttttttctCACAATATATAGCCATAGAACCTGTATGAAATGTTCGTATATCCGAAATGCAAAGCAATTTAAGAGTAGCAGCGAATTTCAGGTTAGGTAATCATTCTAATTAAGTGAAACGAGGTGCAAATGTTTACTAACCATTtagtgtatttgtttatttcagCAGCAAGTATTTTTGCACTAATTGTTTAATCTGTCTATCACCTCGATAAATCAAATTGCTATTGAATTCTCCGCGATCGTTTTCAATTTTCCCTATCGAGCTGTTTCTTTTCCATTccaataataatacatacatacatatgtacatatatatgtatttaaatgcaaTTGGTGTGCCCTCCCTGTGCTTGCTCGCCTTTTTTTATTGCCACATATTAGCATCTACATACAAACATCTGTATAAATAAGATATGTGTAAACAAATTAGATAATTGGCCAATATTTAGATAATATGTGTGCacgttttttgtttatataaatataagctttgtgtatatgtacatacatacttatgtacagtTTTTATGCATTGAGTCCGATAAATTGTaacttttcaaagttttcaacgGCATCAGATCTTTACTAAGGTGCTCAAACAAAACTTTCGCGTTAGGCTTCAAGATCTCTGGTATATCTGgtaatttatgttgtttaatttttgcggCGACTGTATGCCTGTGTATTCGCGAGCCGGTCCGCCAGCAAGTTACGCATACGACCAAATTCACTTCCCATAGCTCATTCATGCCATCGCTTCTTTGTATGTGACACCGGTTTTAGAAAGCTTGGAGGCATTTTATGAATGAACCtctacacatacttacatacatacgtgtgcaGTGAATTTTCTTGGCGCATTGAAAAAGTgcaattatttacattattaattTCCAACATTACAAGAAATTTTTCTTACACATCACACGAGATTGCAGTTCTTCGTAGTGGGGagcagcataaatatgtaattttcaCATGTAGCTTTCGTATTGTTCCCCCATTTCCAGAAAATTACGGAATTCCCAGcgcttacaatttttttaaggggtcacatgggtttcctcgggtatactaaaacagcccttttttaacaattttttcttatacaaaattttatatattttattaaacttttttcttgttaaaaatatacGCTATTAGAAGAaagtctgaaatttttggaaaaaagttatttcaaactcggccattgcgacgctatTTCCGGTGATCCCTCGGAAAgaagaaactgaaaatttgatttttggcagacatttttacaaaaaaattgtaaatttcagtgaaaatttcgtgacattttttcaaatagttgtaatcgaaaaaaaaccatCGTCCAAGTAtttaagaattatatctcaaaaatctgtgtaaaatttaagtagatctcgagaaatcttgccaaccgacttcaaaaacacagtttcgtgaaaaacgcgtttaaaaacggcgcacttagcctagctagtctcgagcgcacaagttctcaagcctgtatctccgaaactattactcagatcaacttgaaaatttaggacaatgaGATGTTATGCAACAAAGCCCGTTTTTAAGCCACTTTGATTtgagtaatatttaaaatgaaagtgTCCTTTCGGGCTGTGAAGATAAATATCTATGTTTTGAAGGTTATATTGCACGTCTGTTTCACTGTGATAATCAATAAGTTAGACTCTTCGAGGAAAAAGGCACTTGTGTAGGttatgtaatatttatgtatgtactatacattGAACCAGCGCTAACTCGTAGCAGTAATGTCGCCAAAAATTGCGCAATTTCTTATTCATTGCGAAAGCTCTCGTAATGGCAATAGGAAGTTGTCGTTAAAACACGCGCACATTGACTAACCGCCACTTCAATCGGCGCCTCAACCAAATGGTCAAAAAACAATAGACTAAATAAAGGAAAGTCTTGCACTTGTTGTGAGGTTATGTGTGTGAAATGTATGCAcgttttacacatttttgtgaatgaaatgaaaatctGATGAAAATAAGGGCCGAGAGATTGTCATTATAAGTTATTATGATAGTAAAAGGAAAATGTATTAATGTTATTACCTATTACCTAACACTGAGTACTCTCTATAAACAAGTGGCACCTCCAATTACCCGAATGATCACTTTTCTACTGGGATATGGCTAACCACATTACTAGAGTTTATGAAATGTCGCCATATAACacacataatatatatactattaatatataatactatacatacatatttgtttcatAGTAAAAGTGCGGAGTGCACTTAAATTTCAGACATACAGCTGTGTTCATGAAAATAGCAAACTatgaaaacgaaatttttagCTATTTCTACGTACGGGGCCGAATCCATGGTGGTAACTACGGGAGAGTTCCTcaacaaaaagttaaaagttatacattatttccagTGAGCCACAAAAATCATCATGGAACCAGATGACGGAATTATATAACGAATTTTTCAATAGGACCGCTACAAAaatagaccgatagggacagcaaacgacatcatattttttcccgTTCTTTTATCATTTCtattcagtaaggtttgccacttcatcatggaaagatatagtATTCAACAACGAggcgaaattattcaaatttattaccgaattttggagtcagtggcctcaactttaagagcgagtttttcaataagagcgctacaaatgtttttttttaaataaaacaaaaacggtttgggatataaatgaaattctttattaatGTAAAAGGAATATctccccaaaaatttttgattgaattcAGCTCTACTGCCTGCGCTGGCCAAGAACCTACGTCGATCTTCTCTGATGCAAACCACTGCTCGTATGGTTTGGTTCGTTATCTACCTCTAACGTCACTTTTATAGACATTTCCAATTGGAAAATCGCTAGGTTTATGTTACTTGCACTGTTAGGTCCATGATGCCAAAGGTCAAATGTATAAGACCGTTGTTTTCAAATGGTCTCCTACGATTTGTTAAAGTAATAATCGACaagattaaataatttgttcacATTTTTGTGGATGTTAAGATCTCGATTTTTACATATCGTATAATCTGTCTGACCTCTAATGTTGCTTCGATTCCTTGTAGGTTCTGCCTTCATCTCAGCTTCATCATCAATTCCCGCCTTTCGAAGGAACAGTATCGCCTTCTATCCACTGTAAAAAAGTAAGAGAACTGGGATTTCAAAGAACTTACaacagaaatttaataaatcgcttatacatatgtgtacacatacttacatacgagtatagcctatctaatattttttttaatttattgaccCTTAACGGCATCACTGGTATTTTAATGAACAGcttgttttttgagaaaatacaTTACAAAAATGCGTCATATAAAAGACAGTAGGCGCAAAAAGTAACgggattttttcgtttttataatttgaagtaTATATTTTACCAAATTAAGCACGCTTGTTGACCCGGCAAGTCCGTATACCACATGTTAGGGAAGATCCTTAAACATAAAACCCTGTTGCACTACCATTTTCATGAACGCAACTGTATgtaactgtgtatatacatatgtatctacctACATATCTTCATACACGCTTAGTTACTTTCTTACGTGTACTCACTAAATGTGGCAGTCATTAGTGCGTGGATGTTGTAAGCATAGGAGCTGGTGAATGAAATGTCTGCAAGCggagaaaaagtaaaaataataccacacacacacaaatataataCTACATACATTCATTCACATGTtgaacattaattaaaatagaaaacgTTGTGCAAAAAGAAGTAAGTGACTCCAACAACATTGTTGTTAGACCACACTTTCCACTAATAGCAAAGGTTTGCACGTTTGTGTGTGATAAGCAACATGCTTTATTTGGTAACAttttcttgttgctgttgttgttgttgttgtaatggttAGTATGGCGAGACAAAACCACTTATTCCAACCTACCCGaatacatagtttatttgtcgttTCGCTTTACGCTCGGCTTTGGCTTTTGTGAATGAAAGCGGCAACGAAATGTTGCCAACAAAGCGTAGTAAGGCCGTTAACGTGGTGCTATGGCGGGAGTGGGTGTTGTGGTGGGTGCGCAGCACTCGTAAAATGGCATGGTAACGTGCTTTGAACATATGCAAGTACTTGTGGCCCCATTGTGAGCCCACTCATCTCGCTGTGGCATCATGTTGGCACGCAACAAGtacccatacatacacacatttatgcTCATGTTTGTTGCTAAATGCATAATAAATACACAAATGATCGCATACTTTGgacattttgttgcaaattgCATGAGTTAAATGCATACATTTTGGATTGGAATCACAAAATTACTAGACTACAGTCATCTAGAGTCGCCTCTTAGCAATTACTTCTCCTGATAAAGTTTGAAGCTGAATTAatctatacaaaaaaattttgtattccaaCCGATTTTGATATGTGTTCAAGAAAGTTCATGGGGAAAGCTCTTACTCTCTTactataaatttgaatttcaacgctgactgcgattcaccacccacGTTTTGGTCATCCACATGGATTACACCAAATTTATATGCCCACAAATATATCAACTGACCCAACTACAAACGAGTAAGTTTCAATTGCGAGCGACGCGAATAACAGCacttttcctttaaaaaattcattagaCAACAAACTCGTTTACACCTCAGTTGTAAGTGTTGGCGAGTTTTTATGTCACTTTACGTAAGTACTTGCATATGTGCAcatttgcatgtgtatgtatgtgagtgcattgcttttccattttaaaatacatttgtaatttttttattgttgttgttggctgctaCTACTTTCTTTTTAGCTCTTGTTACGAGCTCATTCATAAATTGTTCGTGCCTTGAGTAAATTTAGCTTTTCCGGCATCGCTTGGGGCACCCAACTACAACAGCAACTGAATAGTTACCACACtacaaaacatttttccaaCATTAATGTCATATCTTAactagtatgtgtgtatgtgtgtgcatatggaGCTGCTTAAGAGCTCGTAAGACAAGCATTTGTGCCAAGTGGTTACTTTCTGCTGATACTTTCCAGTCGTCGCAATGCGCCACTAACTCATGAATGAATGGGTGAATGCAGGAAAAACCTTTTCTACAAcaatgttaaaattatttaacaaaaacaaaaaatatagttatagtggTTCGAAAGTCTTTTGTATGTGGGAAAGTTCTGAATTcacaagaaattaaataaactattaaattaaaagttaaaatttacttataaaaacaaaaacaatataaaagcTTGTCGAAttctaattaataaaatataataagtacCAAAAGGTAATTAGAATGACAGgggaaaatgaaatattatgtagaaagccaaaacaaatttaattcttgcttcgtttgatatttttatattaaaattgttaaaacaataaacagttaaaattatattttttacatagtTTAGAAATATGTAGGTGAAAACGGAAACCTTTACACAACGTTTTTCCAGTGGGCTTATATGCAAATCataaggaaaataaatatttgtactgCAAGGCGGGGCAGAAGGTTCATACCAACTAACTGAGAGTAATTTTGGACAGCAAACCGACATGTTGGAAACTCAAGAGAGAGTAAAAAAGACCAGAGGTGCTCTCCAACAAAATGTTAGAGGCAACGTGGGGTCTATCACCTGTCCTTATACAATGGTGTTACATAGCAGTAGTCAAGCCAATTTTAGTTTACGATACTTTGGTGTGGTGGTGCTGTCAGTAAAATCTCATATAGAATACCGTTGGAGTGAATACAGCAGCAATAAGATCTCAGCAGGATCTCAGAAGACCCTTCAAGCTGCCGGAATACTGCAGTATGTTTGAGACGGAAGTCTTTGCGTTTAAGAAAGCTGCTGAGATAGCTAACAACGTAAAGaataacaatatatgtacaaggtatgttccaaagtaaacaggacttaaaaaaaacagaacaaatggttttttcggcaaaattaatttattttattcaaaatagtcctcTTCTGTTTtaaccgccagtatgccggtgcaagcgttttgaatggcctctacgtctgcataacgctttcctttcatgggcaaatgcatttttccgaaaagaaagaagtcgcacggtgccatatcaggtgaatacggggactGGTtattggttaaaatgtgatttttggtcaaataatcggtcacaagcgtcgatcgaatgttgggttctgagcaatttttggtcgtcagtcaatttgtgcggaacaaaccgtgaaCACACCcttcttaagcccaaatgttcggccaaaatgcgataaatcgatgttttggagatgttcaattctatttccatgaatttcaatgatgatttcggctgatttttgatgaattcatgcacagtttcgatggaatttccggtgatcacggattttgattggcccacatgttgatcgtcatttatgtcctcacgaccactttgaaaaagttgaaaccacTAGTGCACTTTGCtccgggataggcaatcatcgccataaacttgtttcatcaattgaaacgtttcggtaaaagttttaccaattttaaaacaaaatttaatgttggctctttgttcgaagctcattttcgcatcgataacacaaacatactgacacttaaaatgtaATTACTTCACTTCc
This window harbors:
- the LOC126761971 gene encoding ATP-dependent DNA/RNA helicase DHX36 isoform X2; translated protein: MDRNVRDRPRHPPGMRGRDIGMFYRNLSKRKKSKTDTPTIKLGPCVSVPQTVLAKVEESLRRFEQSCEDEKVLKDFETQFRHLLCSDFEDFIISTKSTSVELQDNEFQNQRYKSEVLAKERDPEFQQRYEQRLKLPTMKQSERILAAIKENQVLLIVGSTGCGKTTQVPQLILDDYIFNNRGSQCHVVCTQPRRISAVTVSERVAYERLEKLGVSVGYQIRLESELPRDNGSILYCTTGVLLQKLQTDPLMNAVNVVIIDEIHERGVETDLLLALFKIVLPHRPNLKVILMSATVSEQEFSAYFNNCCTIYIEGTMFPVKVNYLEDIIQETGFTRFRNNPHECAKNKPRQHGKQFNRQNANDFAYTAMMEPYLRQIKDKYDSQVLQSLRCTDSEGCENLQFIEHLIFYICDTKPPGAILVFLPGYDKISKLNSILLNPTLPIGQRYSRKIQVYPLHSMMPTMFQKNIFQPSPPGIRKIILSTTVAETSVTIDDVVYVINSGRMKTNNYNVEANLQTLEETWVTKANSQQRRGRAGRVQPGICYNLFSRAREKTMIDHLVPEIKRSKLESTILNLKMLHIKDVDHFLNTLMSPPDNQAITNGINLLKRINALDAEGTLTPLGMHLARLPVDPQIGKMLVMAALFRCMDPITTVAAGLSFKSPFYTPLGKEKDVDRVKRDLSANKRSDHLLIDNVMLNYRESLQDGSERDFCYKNYLNIATLAQLEDMKRQFASLLRAASFTESGSCNAKTSNENSNNIPLLRAIIAAGLYPNMAYLSKVRRTKNHVNAIHHLSTPEERRISFHPSSVNSNEASFDSHYFVYFQKQKSSSVFIMDATMVFPMALIIFGDGVETGYTEHKVFYISVARTYYFKCDPGTAKMMMELRKRLEWLMQKRALNPSPIQPNTSEDYIIKAIQILLSLDDVYDYTDQYLSSDEEQT
- the LOC126761971 gene encoding ATP-dependent DNA/RNA helicase DHX36 isoform X1: MHRFEQSEMDRNVRDRPRHPPGMRGRDIGMFYRNLSKRKKSKTDTPTIKLGPCVSVPQTVLAKVEESLRRFEQSCEDEKVLKDFETQFRHLLCSDFEDFIISTKSTSVELQDNEFQNQRYKSEVLAKERDPEFQQRYEQRLKLPTMKQSERILAAIKENQVLLIVGSTGCGKTTQVPQLILDDYIFNNRGSQCHVVCTQPRRISAVTVSERVAYERLEKLGVSVGYQIRLESELPRDNGSILYCTTGVLLQKLQTDPLMNAVNVVIIDEIHERGVETDLLLALFKIVLPHRPNLKVILMSATVSEQEFSAYFNNCCTIYIEGTMFPVKVNYLEDIIQETGFTRFRNNPHECAKNKPRQHGKQFNRQNANDFAYTAMMEPYLRQIKDKYDSQVLQSLRCTDSEGCENLQFIEHLIFYICDTKPPGAILVFLPGYDKISKLNSILLNPTLPIGQRYSRKIQVYPLHSMMPTMFQKNIFQPSPPGIRKIILSTTVAETSVTIDDVVYVINSGRMKTNNYNVEANLQTLEETWVTKANSQQRRGRAGRVQPGICYNLFSRAREKTMIDHLVPEIKRSKLESTILNLKMLHIKDVDHFLNTLMSPPDNQAITNGINLLKRINALDAEGTLTPLGMHLARLPVDPQIGKMLVMAALFRCMDPITTVAAGLSFKSPFYTPLGKEKDVDRVKRDLSANKRSDHLLIDNVMLNYRESLQDGSERDFCYKNYLNIATLAQLEDMKRQFASLLRAASFTESGSCNAKTSNENSNNIPLLRAIIAAGLYPNMAYLSKVRRTKNHVNAIHHLSTPEERRISFHPSSVNSNEASFDSHYFVYFQKQKSSSVFIMDATMVFPMALIIFGDGVETGYTEHKVFYISVARTYYFKCDPGTAKMMMELRKRLEWLMQKRALNPSPIQPNTSEDYIIKAIQILLSLDDVYDYTDQYLSSDEEQT